A window of Pseudodesulfovibrio hydrargyri contains these coding sequences:
- a CDS encoding DUF2188 domain-containing protein — protein sequence MSGKDMHVTPHPDGGWQGKKGGAKRASFKAETQAEARERAIDQGKREGLEVSIHGKDGRIREKNSYGNDPYPPKG from the coding sequence GAGTGGTAAAGACATGCATGTCACGCCCCATCCTGATGGCGGCTGGCAAGGCAAGAAAGGCGGCGCAAAGCGCGCTTCCTTCAAAGCCGAAACCCAGGCCGAAGCTCGGGAACGAGCCATTGACCAGGGGAAACGGGAAGGCCTTGAGGTCAGCATTCACGGAAAGGATGGAAGAATCCGTGAAAAAAACAGCTACGGCAACGACCCATACCCGCCCAAAGGGTAG